One Flavobacterium cerinum genomic window, TTATAATGCCACTGCCGCTCAGGATACGGTTAATACCGGTAAAATGAAGTGGAAGAATTACTTTACGGATCAATACCTGACTGCACTTATTGATACAGCATTGGTTCACAATCAGGAATTAAATGTTACGTTACAGGAAATAGAGATTAGCAGAAACGAAATCAGAGCCCGTAAAGGAGAATACCTGCCGTTTATCGGACTTAAAGGTTCGGCCGGTTTTGATAAAGTAGCCCGCTTTACAAATATCGGGGCAATGGAAGCCAATACCGAAATCAAACCCGGAAAGGAAATGCCTGAACCGTTACAGGATTATGCAATCGGAGCTTATGCGACCTGGGAACTGGATATCTGGAACAAACTACACAATGCTAAAAAAGCAGCTGTAAGCAAATATTTGTCTTCCGTAGAAGGAAAAAATTTCACTGTTACAAATCTGATCGCTGAAATTGCAAATTCGTATTATGAGTTACTGGCATTGGACAATCAATTGGCTATTGTAAAGCAGAATATCGAAATTCAGGGGAATGCATTGGAAATCGTAAAACTGCAAAAACAAGCAGCACGTGTTAATGAATTAGCGGTTCGCCGATTTGAAGCACAAGTACTAAATACAAAAAGTCTTCAGTTTGACATTCAGCAGCGAATTACCGAAACAGAAAATAAAATCAATTTTCTCGTGGGACGTTTCCCGCAGCCGGTTCAGCGTAGTTCCGCAGCATTTGTTAGTTTGACTCCGAATATGATTCACTCCGGGATTCCGTCTCAATTACTGGAAAACCGACCGGATGTAAAACAAGCGGAGTTTGATCTTGTAGCTGCCAAATTGGATGTAAAAGTAGCCAAAGCCAGATTTTATCCTTCCTTAGGTATTTCGGCCGGAATCGGTTATCAGGCCTTTAATCCAAGTTATCTGATTAAAC contains:
- a CDS encoding TolC family protein; the protein is MNKQLNRYIGISVSCLFLTVAGCKAPATLGRSENKNVPAAYNATAAQDTVNTGKMKWKNYFTDQYLTALIDTALVHNQELNVTLQEIEISRNEIRARKGEYLPFIGLKGSAGFDKVARFTNIGAMEANTEIKPGKEMPEPLQDYAIGAYATWELDIWNKLHNAKKAAVSKYLSSVEGKNFTVTNLIAEIANSYYELLALDNQLAIVKQNIEIQGNALEIVKLQKQAARVNELAVRRFEAQVLNTKSLQFDIQQRITETENKINFLVGRFPQPVQRSSAAFVSLTPNMIHSGIPSQLLENRPDVKQAEFDLVAAKLDVKVAKARFYPSLGISAGIGYQAFNPSYLIKPESLLYSLAGELAAPLINRNAIKATYYSANAKQIQAVYNYERTILNAYIEVANQLAKISNTEKTFDLKSKQVEALNQSIEISNDLFGSARADYMEVLMTQRDALESKFDLIETKMKQMNAMVNIYRALGGGWN